A DNA window from Engystomops pustulosus chromosome 6, aEngPut4.maternal, whole genome shotgun sequence contains the following coding sequences:
- the LOC140065917 gene encoding olfactory receptor 5I1-like, whose translation MSTVNQTLNTDFTLVDLTEKPQLKLLLFVLFFLMYIITLIGNLSIIVAYKLSPNLQNPMYFFLSNFSFLEMFYISSTAPKMLANFLSENKSISFYGCAAQLYCVLLLAGTEFYILAAMAYDRYNAICHPLLYTVIMRKIACIQLIVGSWAIGATNALIHTTFTFTLPYCGSRKLNSFFCDIPVLLKLACKDTFLNEIIVFIFGGGMTVGSLILTIISYVKIISTILNIHSTSGRKKAFSTCTSHLIVVTIFYGSVIFMYLRPKSSYGKDEDKLVNIMYTIITPLLNPFIYSLRNKEVKIAMKKILNRMAAALMPHTT comes from the coding sequence ATGTCCACTGTCAATCAGACTCTAAACACAGACTTTACACTAGTGGATCTTACCGAGAAGCCACAACTTAAACTTTtactatttgttttattttttctcaTGTATATAATCACATTAATTGGGAATTTATCCATAATTGTTGCCTATAAATTAAGCCCAAATCTTCAGAATCCAATGTATTTCTTTCTTTCTAACTTTTCCTTTCTAGAAATGTTTTACATTTCATCTACGGCTCCAAAAATGTTGGCAAACTTCCTGTCAGAGAATAAAAGCATATCATTCTATGGTTGTGCAGCTCAGTTGTATTGTGTCCTATTGTTGGCAGGGACTGAGTTCTACATTCTTGCAGCCATGGCTTATGATCGATATAATGCTATATGTCATCCATTGCTATATACTGTCATTATGAGGAAAATAGCCTGCATTCAGCTCATAGTAGGATCATGGGCCATTGGGGCAACAAATGCTTTAATTCACACtacatttacatttactttgccGTATTGTGGCTCTCGTAAACTTAACAGTTTCTTTTGTGACATTCCTGTGTTACTGAAACTGGCCTGTAAGGACACTTTCCTTAATGagattattgtttttatttttgggggTGGGATGACAGTTGGGTCCCTTATATTAACAATTATCTCTTATGTTAAAATTATCTCAACCATCTTGAACATTCATTCAACCTCTGGAAGGAAAAAAGCATTTTCCACTTGTACTTCTCACTTAATAGTTGTCACCATTTTCTATGGCTCTGTCATTTTTATGTATTTGAGACCAAAATCAAGTTATGGTAAGGATGAAGACAAGTTGGTGAACATCATGTACACAATTATTACCCCGCTACTGAATCCTTTTATTTACAGTCTGAGAAATAAAGAAGTCAAAATTGCAATGAAGAAGATACTAAACAGAATGGCTGCCGCATTAATGCCACATACTACATAA